In a genomic window of Zingiber officinale cultivar Zhangliang chromosome 9B, Zo_v1.1, whole genome shotgun sequence:
- the LOC122025460 gene encoding transcription factor IIIB 90 kDa subunit-like isoform X4 yields MTMGWCSNCEECPIYRDPDYSYVCCTLCGRILDQKIYYSRLPFAKDSSGQNRRETGNIIKTLKYEFSASYLRTLNKGRDAINYIVNTMHINGDTIIDNAHAFYEMVLDQKFTKGRKISHVATACLYLSCRRLKQSYLLIDFSEDLQINIYVLGAMFFQLCKTLKLLKRPIVQKIVDPSLFIHRFTKRLLGKKNDTVSEMALRLVARMERNWIQTERKPKGLCGAALYISVHSHGLNYSKSDIVSVVRIREAILNRWLIEFENTGIGRSINKGSCDVNMTPYVGYVEGKVSKEPGSTDSEDDESDHFSFSDIDDDEERKQRLVDEAKDMTRAQIPLDATCQILKRKTFSSKINYEALETLFAYEQDTAKKQKVESDVGDPHETLDKDDHVDDLDNKDGDGPRAFENDNYDGCYADYKGDRDRDRDEDFDGEDEDEDEAYDYGDEDYDYGYENDF; encoded by the exons ATGACAATGGGTTGGTGTAGTAATTGCGAGGAATGCCCCATCTATAGGGATCCTGACTACAGTTATGT GTGCTGTACCTTATGTGGAAGGATTCTCGATCAAAAGATTTACTACAGCCGTCTCCCTTTTGCAAAGGATAGCAGTGGCCAG AATCGTCGAGAGACTGGTAATATCATAAAGACTTTGAAATATGAATTCTCTGCATCATATTTAAGAACTCTAAATAAAG GAAGAGATGCGATTAACTATATTGTAAATACCATGCACATTAATGGAGATACTATAATCGACAATGCTCATGCTTTCTATGAG ATGGTTCTTGATCAAAAATTCACCAAGGGGCGCAAGATATCTCATGTTGCAACCGCTTGTCTCTATCTTTCTTGCAG ACGATTGAAACAGAGCTATCTTCTCATTGATTTCTCTGAAGACTTGCAGATAAATAT ATATGTACTTGGAGCTATGTTTTTTCAACTTTGTAAAACTTTGAAACTCTTGAAGCGCCCAATTGTCCAGAAAATAGTAGATCCAAGTCTTTTTATCCATCGATTCACAAAGC GACTTTTAGGCAAAAAGAATGATACAGTTTCTGAAATGGCTCTTCGCTTGGTTGCAAGGATGGAGAGAAATTGGATTCAG ACAGAGAGGAAACCCAAAGGATTATGCGGTGCAGCATTATATATATCTGTACATTCTCATGGACTTAATTACTCCAAATCAGATATT GTTTCTGTTGTACGCATCCGTGAAGCAATTTTGAATAGATGGCTAATAGAGTTTGAAAATACAGGGATTGGTCGCTCAATT AATAAGGGAAGCTGTGATGTTAATATGACTCCATATGTTGGCTATGTTGAAGGAAAAGTATCAAAGGAACCTGGAAGTACTG ACTCAGAAGATGATGAGAGtgatcatttttctttttctgacATTGATGATGATGAG GAAAGGAAACAAAGACTTGTTGATGAAGCTAAAGATATGACTCGTGCACAGATTCCTCTTGATGCAACATGTCAGATACTTAAGAGAAAG ACTTTCAGCTCAAAAATCAATTACGAAGCCCTGGAAACTCTGTTCGCT TATGAACAAGACACTGCAAAGAAGCAAAAAGTTGAATCAGATGTTGGTGATCCTCATGAAACTCTCGACAAGGATGATCATGTAGATGATCTAGATAACAAGGATGGTGATGGGCCACGAGCATTTGAGAATGATAATTATGATGGTTGTTATGCTGATTACAAGGGAGATAGAGATAGAGATAGAGATGAAGACTTCGAcggtgaagatgaagatgaagacgaAGCCTATGACTATGGAGATGAAGACTATGACTATGGTTATGAGAATGATTTTTGA
- the LOC122025460 gene encoding transcription factor IIIB 90 kDa subunit-like isoform X3, with amino-acid sequence MTMGWCSNCEECPIYRDPDYSYVCCTLCGRILDQKIYYSRLPFAKDSSGQNRRETGNIIKTLKYEFSASYLRTLNKGRDAINYIVNTMHINGDTIIDNAHAFYEMVLDQKFTKGRKISHVATACLYLSCRRLKQSYLLIDFSEDLQINIYVLGAMFFQLCKTLKLLKRPIVQKIVDPSLFIHRFTKRLLGKKNDTVSEMALRLVARMERNWIQTERKPKGLCGAALYISVHSHGLNYSKSDIVSVVRIREAILNRWLIEFENTGIGRSINKGSCDVNMTPYVGYVEGKVSKEPGSTDFAGHESIDPLTFSEQHGFANSEDDESDHFSFSDIDDDEERKQRLVDEAKDMTRAQIPLDATCQILKRKYEQDTAKKQKVESDVGDPHETLDKDDHVDDLDNKDGDGPRAFENDNYDGCYADYKGDRDRDRDEDFDGEDEDEDEAYDYGDEDYDYGYENDF; translated from the exons ATGACAATGGGTTGGTGTAGTAATTGCGAGGAATGCCCCATCTATAGGGATCCTGACTACAGTTATGT GTGCTGTACCTTATGTGGAAGGATTCTCGATCAAAAGATTTACTACAGCCGTCTCCCTTTTGCAAAGGATAGCAGTGGCCAG AATCGTCGAGAGACTGGTAATATCATAAAGACTTTGAAATATGAATTCTCTGCATCATATTTAAGAACTCTAAATAAAG GAAGAGATGCGATTAACTATATTGTAAATACCATGCACATTAATGGAGATACTATAATCGACAATGCTCATGCTTTCTATGAG ATGGTTCTTGATCAAAAATTCACCAAGGGGCGCAAGATATCTCATGTTGCAACCGCTTGTCTCTATCTTTCTTGCAG ACGATTGAAACAGAGCTATCTTCTCATTGATTTCTCTGAAGACTTGCAGATAAATAT ATATGTACTTGGAGCTATGTTTTTTCAACTTTGTAAAACTTTGAAACTCTTGAAGCGCCCAATTGTCCAGAAAATAGTAGATCCAAGTCTTTTTATCCATCGATTCACAAAGC GACTTTTAGGCAAAAAGAATGATACAGTTTCTGAAATGGCTCTTCGCTTGGTTGCAAGGATGGAGAGAAATTGGATTCAG ACAGAGAGGAAACCCAAAGGATTATGCGGTGCAGCATTATATATATCTGTACATTCTCATGGACTTAATTACTCCAAATCAGATATT GTTTCTGTTGTACGCATCCGTGAAGCAATTTTGAATAGATGGCTAATAGAGTTTGAAAATACAGGGATTGGTCGCTCAATT AATAAGGGAAGCTGTGATGTTAATATGACTCCATATGTTGGCTATGTTGAAGGAAAAGTATCAAAGGAACCTGGAAGTACTG attttgcAGGGCATGAGTCGATTGACCCATTAACTTTTAGTGAACAACATGGTTTTGCAAACTCAGAAGATGATGAGAGtgatcatttttctttttctgacATTGATGATGATGAG GAAAGGAAACAAAGACTTGTTGATGAAGCTAAAGATATGACTCGTGCACAGATTCCTCTTGATGCAACATGTCAGATACTTAAGAGAAAG TATGAACAAGACACTGCAAAGAAGCAAAAAGTTGAATCAGATGTTGGTGATCCTCATGAAACTCTCGACAAGGATGATCATGTAGATGATCTAGATAACAAGGATGGTGATGGGCCACGAGCATTTGAGAATGATAATTATGATGGTTGTTATGCTGATTACAAGGGAGATAGAGATAGAGATAGAGATGAAGACTTCGAcggtgaagatgaagatgaagacgaAGCCTATGACTATGGAGATGAAGACTATGACTATGGTTATGAGAATGATTTTTGA
- the LOC122025460 gene encoding transcription factor IIIB 90 kDa subunit-like isoform X1 has protein sequence MTMGWCSNCEECPIYRDPDYSYVCCTLCGRILDQKIYYSRLPFAKDSSGQNRRETGNIIKTLKYEFSASYLRTLNKGRDAINYIVNTMHINGDTIIDNAHAFYEMVLDQKFTKGRKISHVATACLYLSCRRLKQSYLLIDFSEDLQINIYVLGAMFFQLCKTLKLLKRPIVQKIVDPSLFIHRFTKRLLGKKNDTVSEMALRLVARMERNWIQTERKPKGLCGAALYISVHSHGLNYSKSDIVSVVRIREAILNRWLIEFENTGIGRSINKGSCDVNMTPYVGYVEGKVSKEPGSTDFAGHESIDPLTFSEQHGFANSEDDESDHFSFSDIDDDEERKQRLVDEAKDMTRAQIPLDATCQILKRKTFSSKINYEALETLFAYEQDTAKKQKVESDVGDPHETLDKDDHVDDLDNKDGDGPRAFENDNYDGCYADYKGDRDRDRDEDFDGEDEDEDEAYDYGDEDYDYGYENDF, from the exons ATGACAATGGGTTGGTGTAGTAATTGCGAGGAATGCCCCATCTATAGGGATCCTGACTACAGTTATGT GTGCTGTACCTTATGTGGAAGGATTCTCGATCAAAAGATTTACTACAGCCGTCTCCCTTTTGCAAAGGATAGCAGTGGCCAG AATCGTCGAGAGACTGGTAATATCATAAAGACTTTGAAATATGAATTCTCTGCATCATATTTAAGAACTCTAAATAAAG GAAGAGATGCGATTAACTATATTGTAAATACCATGCACATTAATGGAGATACTATAATCGACAATGCTCATGCTTTCTATGAG ATGGTTCTTGATCAAAAATTCACCAAGGGGCGCAAGATATCTCATGTTGCAACCGCTTGTCTCTATCTTTCTTGCAG ACGATTGAAACAGAGCTATCTTCTCATTGATTTCTCTGAAGACTTGCAGATAAATAT ATATGTACTTGGAGCTATGTTTTTTCAACTTTGTAAAACTTTGAAACTCTTGAAGCGCCCAATTGTCCAGAAAATAGTAGATCCAAGTCTTTTTATCCATCGATTCACAAAGC GACTTTTAGGCAAAAAGAATGATACAGTTTCTGAAATGGCTCTTCGCTTGGTTGCAAGGATGGAGAGAAATTGGATTCAG ACAGAGAGGAAACCCAAAGGATTATGCGGTGCAGCATTATATATATCTGTACATTCTCATGGACTTAATTACTCCAAATCAGATATT GTTTCTGTTGTACGCATCCGTGAAGCAATTTTGAATAGATGGCTAATAGAGTTTGAAAATACAGGGATTGGTCGCTCAATT AATAAGGGAAGCTGTGATGTTAATATGACTCCATATGTTGGCTATGTTGAAGGAAAAGTATCAAAGGAACCTGGAAGTACTG attttgcAGGGCATGAGTCGATTGACCCATTAACTTTTAGTGAACAACATGGTTTTGCAAACTCAGAAGATGATGAGAGtgatcatttttctttttctgacATTGATGATGATGAG GAAAGGAAACAAAGACTTGTTGATGAAGCTAAAGATATGACTCGTGCACAGATTCCTCTTGATGCAACATGTCAGATACTTAAGAGAAAG ACTTTCAGCTCAAAAATCAATTACGAAGCCCTGGAAACTCTGTTCGCT TATGAACAAGACACTGCAAAGAAGCAAAAAGTTGAATCAGATGTTGGTGATCCTCATGAAACTCTCGACAAGGATGATCATGTAGATGATCTAGATAACAAGGATGGTGATGGGCCACGAGCATTTGAGAATGATAATTATGATGGTTGTTATGCTGATTACAAGGGAGATAGAGATAGAGATAGAGATGAAGACTTCGAcggtgaagatgaagatgaagacgaAGCCTATGACTATGGAGATGAAGACTATGACTATGGTTATGAGAATGATTTTTGA
- the LOC122025460 gene encoding transcription factor IIIB 90 kDa subunit-like isoform X2: protein MTMGWCSNCEECPIYRDPDYSYVCCTLCGRILDQKIYYSRLPFAKDSSGQNRRETGNIIKTLKYEFSASYLRTLNKGRDAINYIVNTMHINGDTIIDNAHAFYEMVLDQKFTKGRKISHVATACLYLSCRRLKQSYLLIDFSEDLQINIYVLGAMFFQLCKTLKLLKRPIVQKIVDPSLFIHRFTKRLLGKKNDTVSEMALRLVARMERNWIQTERKPKGLCGAALYISVHSHGLNYSKSDIVSVVRIREAILNRWLIEFENTGIGRSINKGSCDVNMTPYVGYVEGKVSKEPGSTGHESIDPLTFSEQHGFANSEDDESDHFSFSDIDDDEERKQRLVDEAKDMTRAQIPLDATCQILKRKTFSSKINYEALETLFAYEQDTAKKQKVESDVGDPHETLDKDDHVDDLDNKDGDGPRAFENDNYDGCYADYKGDRDRDRDEDFDGEDEDEDEAYDYGDEDYDYGYENDF, encoded by the exons ATGACAATGGGTTGGTGTAGTAATTGCGAGGAATGCCCCATCTATAGGGATCCTGACTACAGTTATGT GTGCTGTACCTTATGTGGAAGGATTCTCGATCAAAAGATTTACTACAGCCGTCTCCCTTTTGCAAAGGATAGCAGTGGCCAG AATCGTCGAGAGACTGGTAATATCATAAAGACTTTGAAATATGAATTCTCTGCATCATATTTAAGAACTCTAAATAAAG GAAGAGATGCGATTAACTATATTGTAAATACCATGCACATTAATGGAGATACTATAATCGACAATGCTCATGCTTTCTATGAG ATGGTTCTTGATCAAAAATTCACCAAGGGGCGCAAGATATCTCATGTTGCAACCGCTTGTCTCTATCTTTCTTGCAG ACGATTGAAACAGAGCTATCTTCTCATTGATTTCTCTGAAGACTTGCAGATAAATAT ATATGTACTTGGAGCTATGTTTTTTCAACTTTGTAAAACTTTGAAACTCTTGAAGCGCCCAATTGTCCAGAAAATAGTAGATCCAAGTCTTTTTATCCATCGATTCACAAAGC GACTTTTAGGCAAAAAGAATGATACAGTTTCTGAAATGGCTCTTCGCTTGGTTGCAAGGATGGAGAGAAATTGGATTCAG ACAGAGAGGAAACCCAAAGGATTATGCGGTGCAGCATTATATATATCTGTACATTCTCATGGACTTAATTACTCCAAATCAGATATT GTTTCTGTTGTACGCATCCGTGAAGCAATTTTGAATAGATGGCTAATAGAGTTTGAAAATACAGGGATTGGTCGCTCAATT AATAAGGGAAGCTGTGATGTTAATATGACTCCATATGTTGGCTATGTTGAAGGAAAAGTATCAAAGGAACCTGGAAGTACTG GGCATGAGTCGATTGACCCATTAACTTTTAGTGAACAACATGGTTTTGCAAACTCAGAAGATGATGAGAGtgatcatttttctttttctgacATTGATGATGATGAG GAAAGGAAACAAAGACTTGTTGATGAAGCTAAAGATATGACTCGTGCACAGATTCCTCTTGATGCAACATGTCAGATACTTAAGAGAAAG ACTTTCAGCTCAAAAATCAATTACGAAGCCCTGGAAACTCTGTTCGCT TATGAACAAGACACTGCAAAGAAGCAAAAAGTTGAATCAGATGTTGGTGATCCTCATGAAACTCTCGACAAGGATGATCATGTAGATGATCTAGATAACAAGGATGGTGATGGGCCACGAGCATTTGAGAATGATAATTATGATGGTTGTTATGCTGATTACAAGGGAGATAGAGATAGAGATAGAGATGAAGACTTCGAcggtgaagatgaagatgaagacgaAGCCTATGACTATGGAGATGAAGACTATGACTATGGTTATGAGAATGATTTTTGA
- the LOC122025460 gene encoding transcription factor IIIB 90 kDa subunit-like isoform X6 — MTMGWCSNCEECPIYRDPDYSYVCCTLCGRILDQKIYYSRLPFAKDSSGQNRRETGNIIKTLKYEFSASYLRTLNKGRDAINYIVNTMHINGDTIIDNAHAFYEMVLDQKFTKGRKISHVATACLYLSCRRLKQSYLLIDFSEDLQINIYVLGAMFFQLCKTLKLLKRPIVQKIVDPSLFIHRFTKRLLGKKNDTVSEMALRLVARMERNWIQTERKPKGLCGAALYISVHSHGLNYSKSDINKGSCDVNMTPYVGYVEGKVSKEPGSTGHESIDPLTFSEQHGFANSEDDESDHFSFSDIDDDEERKQRLVDEAKDMTRAQIPLDATCQILKRKTFSSKINYEALETLFAYEQDTAKKQKVESDVGDPHETLDKDDHVDDLDNKDGDGPRAFENDNYDGCYADYKGDRDRDRDEDFDGEDEDEDEAYDYGDEDYDYGYENDF, encoded by the exons ATGACAATGGGTTGGTGTAGTAATTGCGAGGAATGCCCCATCTATAGGGATCCTGACTACAGTTATGT GTGCTGTACCTTATGTGGAAGGATTCTCGATCAAAAGATTTACTACAGCCGTCTCCCTTTTGCAAAGGATAGCAGTGGCCAG AATCGTCGAGAGACTGGTAATATCATAAAGACTTTGAAATATGAATTCTCTGCATCATATTTAAGAACTCTAAATAAAG GAAGAGATGCGATTAACTATATTGTAAATACCATGCACATTAATGGAGATACTATAATCGACAATGCTCATGCTTTCTATGAG ATGGTTCTTGATCAAAAATTCACCAAGGGGCGCAAGATATCTCATGTTGCAACCGCTTGTCTCTATCTTTCTTGCAG ACGATTGAAACAGAGCTATCTTCTCATTGATTTCTCTGAAGACTTGCAGATAAATAT ATATGTACTTGGAGCTATGTTTTTTCAACTTTGTAAAACTTTGAAACTCTTGAAGCGCCCAATTGTCCAGAAAATAGTAGATCCAAGTCTTTTTATCCATCGATTCACAAAGC GACTTTTAGGCAAAAAGAATGATACAGTTTCTGAAATGGCTCTTCGCTTGGTTGCAAGGATGGAGAGAAATTGGATTCAG ACAGAGAGGAAACCCAAAGGATTATGCGGTGCAGCATTATATATATCTGTACATTCTCATGGACTTAATTACTCCAAATCAGATATT AATAAGGGAAGCTGTGATGTTAATATGACTCCATATGTTGGCTATGTTGAAGGAAAAGTATCAAAGGAACCTGGAAGTACTG GGCATGAGTCGATTGACCCATTAACTTTTAGTGAACAACATGGTTTTGCAAACTCAGAAGATGATGAGAGtgatcatttttctttttctgacATTGATGATGATGAG GAAAGGAAACAAAGACTTGTTGATGAAGCTAAAGATATGACTCGTGCACAGATTCCTCTTGATGCAACATGTCAGATACTTAAGAGAAAG ACTTTCAGCTCAAAAATCAATTACGAAGCCCTGGAAACTCTGTTCGCT TATGAACAAGACACTGCAAAGAAGCAAAAAGTTGAATCAGATGTTGGTGATCCTCATGAAACTCTCGACAAGGATGATCATGTAGATGATCTAGATAACAAGGATGGTGATGGGCCACGAGCATTTGAGAATGATAATTATGATGGTTGTTATGCTGATTACAAGGGAGATAGAGATAGAGATAGAGATGAAGACTTCGAcggtgaagatgaagatgaagacgaAGCCTATGACTATGGAGATGAAGACTATGACTATGGTTATGAGAATGATTTTTGA
- the LOC122025460 gene encoding transcription factor IIIB 90 kDa subunit-like isoform X7, producing MTMGWCSNCEECPIYRDPDYSYVCCTLCGRILDQKIYYSRLPFAKDSSGQNRRETGNIIKTLKYEFSASYLRTLNKGRDAINYIVNTMHINGDTIIDNAHAFYEMVLDQKFTKGRKISHVATACLYLSCRRLKQSYLLIDFSEDLQINIYVLGAMFFQLCKTLKLLKRPIVQKIVDPSLFIHRFTKRLLGKKNDTVSEMALRLVARMERNWIQTERKPKGLCGAALYISVHSHGLNYSKSDINKGSCDVNMTPYVGYVEGKVSKEPGSTDSEDDESDHFSFSDIDDDEERKQRLVDEAKDMTRAQIPLDATCQILKRKTFSSKINYEALETLFAYEQDTAKKQKVESDVGDPHETLDKDDHVDDLDNKDGDGPRAFENDNYDGCYADYKGDRDRDRDEDFDGEDEDEDEAYDYGDEDYDYGYENDF from the exons ATGACAATGGGTTGGTGTAGTAATTGCGAGGAATGCCCCATCTATAGGGATCCTGACTACAGTTATGT GTGCTGTACCTTATGTGGAAGGATTCTCGATCAAAAGATTTACTACAGCCGTCTCCCTTTTGCAAAGGATAGCAGTGGCCAG AATCGTCGAGAGACTGGTAATATCATAAAGACTTTGAAATATGAATTCTCTGCATCATATTTAAGAACTCTAAATAAAG GAAGAGATGCGATTAACTATATTGTAAATACCATGCACATTAATGGAGATACTATAATCGACAATGCTCATGCTTTCTATGAG ATGGTTCTTGATCAAAAATTCACCAAGGGGCGCAAGATATCTCATGTTGCAACCGCTTGTCTCTATCTTTCTTGCAG ACGATTGAAACAGAGCTATCTTCTCATTGATTTCTCTGAAGACTTGCAGATAAATAT ATATGTACTTGGAGCTATGTTTTTTCAACTTTGTAAAACTTTGAAACTCTTGAAGCGCCCAATTGTCCAGAAAATAGTAGATCCAAGTCTTTTTATCCATCGATTCACAAAGC GACTTTTAGGCAAAAAGAATGATACAGTTTCTGAAATGGCTCTTCGCTTGGTTGCAAGGATGGAGAGAAATTGGATTCAG ACAGAGAGGAAACCCAAAGGATTATGCGGTGCAGCATTATATATATCTGTACATTCTCATGGACTTAATTACTCCAAATCAGATATT AATAAGGGAAGCTGTGATGTTAATATGACTCCATATGTTGGCTATGTTGAAGGAAAAGTATCAAAGGAACCTGGAAGTACTG ACTCAGAAGATGATGAGAGtgatcatttttctttttctgacATTGATGATGATGAG GAAAGGAAACAAAGACTTGTTGATGAAGCTAAAGATATGACTCGTGCACAGATTCCTCTTGATGCAACATGTCAGATACTTAAGAGAAAG ACTTTCAGCTCAAAAATCAATTACGAAGCCCTGGAAACTCTGTTCGCT TATGAACAAGACACTGCAAAGAAGCAAAAAGTTGAATCAGATGTTGGTGATCCTCATGAAACTCTCGACAAGGATGATCATGTAGATGATCTAGATAACAAGGATGGTGATGGGCCACGAGCATTTGAGAATGATAATTATGATGGTTGTTATGCTGATTACAAGGGAGATAGAGATAGAGATAGAGATGAAGACTTCGAcggtgaagatgaagatgaagacgaAGCCTATGACTATGGAGATGAAGACTATGACTATGGTTATGAGAATGATTTTTGA
- the LOC122025460 gene encoding transcription factor IIIB 90 kDa subunit-like isoform X5, with the protein MTMGWCSNCEECPIYRDPDYSYVCCTLCGRILDQKIYYSRLPFAKDSSGQNRRETGNIIKTLKYEFSASYLRTLNKGRDAINYIVNTMHINGDTIIDNAHAFYEMVLDQKFTKGRKISHVATACLYLSCRRLKQSYLLIDFSEDLQINIYVLGAMFFQLCKTLKLLKRPIVQKIVDPSLFIHRFTKRLLGKKNDTVSEMALRLVARMERNWIQTERKPKGLCGAALYISVHSHGLNYSKSDINKGSCDVNMTPYVGYVEGKVSKEPGSTDFAGHESIDPLTFSEQHGFANSEDDESDHFSFSDIDDDEERKQRLVDEAKDMTRAQIPLDATCQILKRKTFSSKINYEALETLFAYEQDTAKKQKVESDVGDPHETLDKDDHVDDLDNKDGDGPRAFENDNYDGCYADYKGDRDRDRDEDFDGEDEDEDEAYDYGDEDYDYGYENDF; encoded by the exons ATGACAATGGGTTGGTGTAGTAATTGCGAGGAATGCCCCATCTATAGGGATCCTGACTACAGTTATGT GTGCTGTACCTTATGTGGAAGGATTCTCGATCAAAAGATTTACTACAGCCGTCTCCCTTTTGCAAAGGATAGCAGTGGCCAG AATCGTCGAGAGACTGGTAATATCATAAAGACTTTGAAATATGAATTCTCTGCATCATATTTAAGAACTCTAAATAAAG GAAGAGATGCGATTAACTATATTGTAAATACCATGCACATTAATGGAGATACTATAATCGACAATGCTCATGCTTTCTATGAG ATGGTTCTTGATCAAAAATTCACCAAGGGGCGCAAGATATCTCATGTTGCAACCGCTTGTCTCTATCTTTCTTGCAG ACGATTGAAACAGAGCTATCTTCTCATTGATTTCTCTGAAGACTTGCAGATAAATAT ATATGTACTTGGAGCTATGTTTTTTCAACTTTGTAAAACTTTGAAACTCTTGAAGCGCCCAATTGTCCAGAAAATAGTAGATCCAAGTCTTTTTATCCATCGATTCACAAAGC GACTTTTAGGCAAAAAGAATGATACAGTTTCTGAAATGGCTCTTCGCTTGGTTGCAAGGATGGAGAGAAATTGGATTCAG ACAGAGAGGAAACCCAAAGGATTATGCGGTGCAGCATTATATATATCTGTACATTCTCATGGACTTAATTACTCCAAATCAGATATT AATAAGGGAAGCTGTGATGTTAATATGACTCCATATGTTGGCTATGTTGAAGGAAAAGTATCAAAGGAACCTGGAAGTACTG attttgcAGGGCATGAGTCGATTGACCCATTAACTTTTAGTGAACAACATGGTTTTGCAAACTCAGAAGATGATGAGAGtgatcatttttctttttctgacATTGATGATGATGAG GAAAGGAAACAAAGACTTGTTGATGAAGCTAAAGATATGACTCGTGCACAGATTCCTCTTGATGCAACATGTCAGATACTTAAGAGAAAG ACTTTCAGCTCAAAAATCAATTACGAAGCCCTGGAAACTCTGTTCGCT TATGAACAAGACACTGCAAAGAAGCAAAAAGTTGAATCAGATGTTGGTGATCCTCATGAAACTCTCGACAAGGATGATCATGTAGATGATCTAGATAACAAGGATGGTGATGGGCCACGAGCATTTGAGAATGATAATTATGATGGTTGTTATGCTGATTACAAGGGAGATAGAGATAGAGATAGAGATGAAGACTTCGAcggtgaagatgaagatgaagacgaAGCCTATGACTATGGAGATGAAGACTATGACTATGGTTATGAGAATGATTTTTGA